In Rutidosis leptorrhynchoides isolate AG116_Rl617_1_P2 chromosome 2, CSIRO_AGI_Rlap_v1, whole genome shotgun sequence, one genomic interval encodes:
- the LOC139893082 gene encoding ras-related protein RABC1-like, whose amino-acid sequence MDPSSGSEFDYLFKLLMIGDSGVGKSSLLLSFTSDQFEELSPTIGVDFKVKHITIGGKKLKLAIWDTAGQERFRTLTSSYYRGAQGIIMVYDVTRRDTFTNLSDIWAKEIDLYSTNQDCIKMLVGNKVDKESERVVTKKEGIDFAREYGCLFIECSAKTRVNVEQCFEELVLKILDTPSLTAEGSTTVKKNIFNQKAPVSDASTSGCC is encoded by the exons ATGGATCCGTCTTCAGGATCTGAATTTGATTATTTGTTCAAGTTGTTGATGATTGGTGATTCAGGTGTTGGTAAAAGTAGTCTTCTGTTAAGTTTCACGTCTGATCAATTTGAAGAACTATCTCCTACCATTG GGGTCGATTTTAAGGTGAAACATATTACGATTGGGGGAAAGAAATTAAAGCTTGCTATTTGGGATACTG CTGGGCAGGAACGGTTCAGAACTCTAACCAGTTCTTATTATAGAGGAGCCCAAGGAATTATAATGG TTTATGACGTTACCCGGAGAGACACATTCACAAATTTATCTGATATATGGGCAAAGGAAATTGACCTGTACTCAACAAACCAAGATTGCATCAAGATGCTTGTTGGCAATAAAGTCGATaag GAAAGCGAGAGGGTTGTTACTAAAAAGGAAGGAATCGACTTTGCAAGAGAGTATGGATGTCTGTTTATCGAATGTAGTGCCAAAACACGGGTCAATGTAGAGCAGTGCTTTGAGGAACTTGTTCTAAAG ATTTTGGATACACCTAGTTTGACAGCTGAAGGATCAACTACTGTGAAGAAGAATATATTTAATCAAAAGGCTCCAGTTTCAGATGCATCAACCAGTGGATGCTGCTAA